In Aegilops tauschii subsp. strangulata cultivar AL8/78 chromosome 3, Aet v6.0, whole genome shotgun sequence, one genomic interval encodes:
- the LOC109766777 gene encoding metallothionein-like protein 2C — protein sequence MSCCGGNCGCGTACKCGNGCGGCNMYPEVEAAGATLLVSATATHKASSGGMEMAAENGGCGCTQCKCGTSCGCSCCSC from the exons ATGTCTTGCTGCGGAGGAAACTGCGGCTGCGGCACCGCCTGCAAGTGCGGCAACGGCTGCGGCGGCTGCAACATGTACCCCGAGGTTGAGGCCGCCGGCGCCACCCTCCTCGTCTCCGCCACCGCCACCCACAAGGC GAGCTCCGGCGGGATGGAGATGGCGGCCGAGAACGGCGGCTGCGGCTGCACCCAGTGCAAGTGCGGCACCAGCTGCGGCTGCTCCTGCTGCAGCTGCTAG
- the LOC109766778 gene encoding vacuolar protein sorting-associated protein 25-like encodes MSLEEDFPLFSNPKIERSLSYEAKEAFLAALVSEGRAEWIDKGHKKCLILWLRIQDWANYILDFVKENGLEVTTIEDIRSGIETHGTELAGIDRGVLMRALRLLEQKGKAVIFKGTSADDEGVKFSV; translated from the exons ATGTCCCTGGAAGAAGATTTTCCATTGTTCTCCAATCCAAAGATTGAGA GATCTCTAAGCTATGAAGCAAAGGAAGCATTCCTTGCAGCTCTTGTTAGTGAAG GTCGCGCAGAGTGGATTGACAAAGGTCACAAGAAGTGTCTCATCCTTTGGCTGCGGATTCAAGATTGGGCTAACTACATATTAGACTTT GTTAAGGAAAATGGGTTGGAAGTAACAACAATTGAAGATATACGCTCTGGAATTGAAACACATGGGACCG AACTTGCTGGAATTGATCGCGGTGTCCTGATGCGAGCTTTGAGGCTGTTGGAACAAAAGGGAAAGGCGGTTATCTTTAAGGGCACTTCAGCGGACGATGAAGGCGTCAAATTTTCTGTTTAA